The Buttiauxella selenatireducens genome has a window encoding:
- the sfsB gene encoding DNA-binding transcriptional regulator SfsB, with protein sequence MESKNSDWHPADIIAGLHKRGTSLAAESRKAGLSSSTLANALTRPWPKGELIIAQALDISPWMIWPSRYYDPQNNQLINRAKLMRKR encoded by the coding sequence ATGGAAAGTAAAAATTCTGACTGGCACCCAGCAGACATCATCGCAGGGTTACATAAACGGGGAACATCGCTGGCGGCTGAATCACGAAAAGCGGGGCTAAGCTCATCGACCCTCGCTAACGCGTTGACGCGTCCGTGGCCAAAGGGAGAATTGATTATCGCACAGGCACTGGATATTTCGCCGTGGATGATTTGGCCCTCACGCTATTATGATCCACAAAATAATCAGTTAATTAATCGCGCGAAATTGATGCGTAAGCGATAA
- the ispB gene encoding octaprenyl diphosphate synthase, translating into MNLEKINELTAQDMAGVNAVILEQLNSDVQLINQLGYYIVSGGGKRIRPMIAVLAARALGYQGNAHVNIAALIEFIHTATLLHDDVVDESDMRRGKATANAAFGNAASVLVGDFIYTRAFQMMTQLGSLKVLEVMSEAVNVIAEGEVLQLMNCNDPDITEESYMRVIYSKTARLFEAAAQCSGILADATAEQEKALQDYGRYLGTAFQLIDDLLDYSADGQTLGKNVGDDLNEGKPTLPLLHAMRNGTAEQEKMIREAIEHGNGRHLLQPVLDAMAACGSLEWTQLRAEQEADKAIAALNILPESEHKHALIALAHMAVQRDR; encoded by the coding sequence ATGAATTTAGAAAAAATTAATGAGTTAACCGCGCAAGATATGGCGGGTGTCAATGCGGTCATCCTTGAACAGTTGAATTCAGATGTCCAATTGATCAATCAGTTAGGGTATTACATCGTCAGTGGCGGTGGTAAGCGTATCCGCCCAATGATTGCTGTACTTGCTGCTCGTGCGCTCGGTTATCAGGGCAATGCGCATGTCAATATTGCAGCACTCATCGAGTTTATTCACACGGCGACGTTATTACACGATGACGTGGTAGATGAATCGGATATGCGCCGAGGTAAGGCCACGGCCAACGCAGCGTTTGGCAATGCTGCCAGTGTTCTGGTCGGCGATTTTATTTACACCCGTGCCTTCCAGATGATGACTCAGCTCGGTTCACTCAAGGTGCTTGAGGTCATGTCAGAAGCGGTGAACGTCATTGCGGAAGGCGAAGTTCTGCAATTGATGAACTGCAATGACCCGGATATCACCGAAGAAAGCTATATGCGGGTGATCTACAGCAAAACAGCACGTTTGTTTGAAGCTGCCGCTCAATGCTCGGGTATTTTAGCTGATGCCACTGCAGAGCAAGAGAAAGCGCTTCAGGATTATGGTCGCTATCTGGGTACCGCATTCCAGCTCATTGATGACCTGCTGGATTACAGCGCTGACGGGCAAACTCTGGGCAAGAATGTCGGTGATGACCTTAACGAAGGCAAGCCTACTCTCCCGCTCCTGCACGCAATGCGTAACGGCACAGCAGAGCAAGAAAAGATGATTCGTGAAGCCATTGAACATGGTAACGGGCGTCATTTGCTGCAACCGGTACTGGACGCGATGGCGGCCTGTGGCTCGCTGGAATGGACTCAATTACGAGCAGAGCAGGAAGCTGACAAAGCGATTGCTGCCCTGAATATCCTGCCAGAAAGCGAGCATAAACACGCGCTGATTGCTTTGGCTCATATGGCCGTTCAGCGCGACCGCTAA
- the rplU gene encoding 50S ribosomal protein L21, translating into MYAVFQSGGKQHRVSEGQTIRLEKLDIATGEAVEFAEVLMIANGEEIKIGVPFVDGGVIKAEVVAHGRGEKIKIVKFRRRKHYRKQQGHRQWFTDVKITGISA; encoded by the coding sequence ATGTACGCGGTTTTCCAAAGTGGTGGTAAACAACACCGAGTCAGCGAAGGTCAAACCATTCGCCTGGAAAAGCTGGACATCGCAACTGGCGAAGCAGTTGAGTTCGCAGAAGTTCTGATGATCGCTAATGGTGAAGAAATCAAAATCGGCGTTCCTTTCGTCGATGGCGGCGTAATCAAAGCTGAAGTTGTTGCTCATGGTCGTGGCGAGAAAATTAAGATTGTTAAGTTTCGTCGTCGTAAACACTACCGTAAGCAGCAGGGTCATCGTCAGTGGTTCACTGATGTGAAAATCACCGGCATCAGCGCTTAA
- the rpmA gene encoding 50S ribosomal protein L27, producing the protein MAHKKAGGSTRNGRDSEAKRLGVKRFGGEAVLAGSIIVRQRGTKFHAGTNVGCGKDHTLFALTDGKVKFEVKGPKNRKFISIVAE; encoded by the coding sequence ATGGCACATAAAAAGGCTGGCGGCTCTACTCGTAACGGTCGCGATTCCGAAGCTAAACGTCTGGGCGTAAAACGTTTCGGCGGTGAAGCAGTTCTGGCAGGCAGCATTATCGTTCGTCAACGTGGTACTAAATTCCACGCTGGTACAAACGTAGGTTGCGGCAAAGATCATACTCTGTTCGCTTTGACTGACGGTAAAGTTAAGTTCGAAGTTAAAGGTCCGAAAAACCGTAAGTTCATCAGCATCGTTGCTGAATAA
- a CDS encoding DMT family transporter — protein MKQQAGIGILLALTTAICWGALPIAMKQVLTVMEPPTVVFYRFLMASLGLGSILAIRGKLPPLRLFRKPRWLALLAIATGGLFGNFLLFSSSLQYLSPTASQVIGQLSPVGMMVASVVVLKEKMRGTQVIGAIMLLCGLVMFFNTSLIEIFTRLTDYTLGVIFGVLAATVWVTYGVAQKVLLRRLASQQILFLLYTLCTLALLPLAQLDKVFQLSHWQLACLVFCGLNTLVGYGALAEAMARWQAAQVSAIITLTPLFTLLFSDLLALAWPDFFAMPLLNLVGYTGAFVVVAGAMYSAIGHRLWGRWRKTEAVLPVQRSGE, from the coding sequence ATGAAACAGCAGGCAGGCATTGGCATTCTGTTGGCGCTTACTACAGCAATTTGCTGGGGAGCACTGCCAATAGCAATGAAACAAGTGCTGACGGTAATGGAACCGCCTACGGTGGTCTTTTATCGATTTCTGATGGCAAGCCTGGGGCTCGGTAGCATTCTCGCGATACGCGGAAAATTGCCACCTTTACGCCTGTTTCGAAAACCACGCTGGTTGGCTTTGCTCGCCATTGCTACAGGTGGGTTGTTCGGAAACTTTTTGCTGTTTAGTTCTTCGTTGCAATACCTGAGTCCAACGGCTTCTCAGGTGATTGGCCAGCTTTCCCCGGTGGGAATGATGGTGGCAAGTGTGGTTGTGCTCAAAGAGAAGATGCGCGGCACGCAAGTCATCGGCGCCATAATGTTACTTTGCGGGTTGGTGATGTTCTTTAACACCAGCCTGATAGAAATTTTTACCCGCCTGACGGATTACACTCTTGGGGTGATATTCGGTGTTCTGGCGGCGACAGTGTGGGTCACCTATGGTGTGGCGCAGAAGGTATTATTACGCCGCCTGGCCTCGCAACAGATCCTCTTTTTGCTGTACACTTTATGTACTCTTGCGCTTTTGCCGCTGGCTCAGTTGGATAAAGTTTTCCAACTCAGTCATTGGCAACTGGCATGTTTAGTTTTCTGCGGCCTGAATACACTGGTTGGGTATGGGGCATTGGCAGAAGCAATGGCACGGTGGCAGGCGGCACAGGTTAGCGCCATTATCACGCTGACCCCGCTGTTTACTTTGCTATTTTCAGATTTATTAGCGTTAGCCTGGCCCGATTTCTTCGCCATGCCGTTACTTAACCTCGTAGGTTATACCGGCGCGTTCGTCGTGGTTGCAGGTGCAATGTATTCAGCCATTGGTCACCGTCTTTGGGGACGTTGGCGCAAAACCGAAGCTGTCCTTCCAGTACAACGTTCGGGCGAATGA
- the cgtA gene encoding Obg family GTPase CgtA, which translates to MKFVDEATILVVAGDGGNGCVSFRREKYIPRGGPDGGDGGDGGDVWLEADENLNTLIDYRFEKSFRAERGQNGQSRDCTGKRGKDITVKVPVGTRVIDQGTGETMGDMTQHGQKLMVAKGGWHGLGNTRFKSSVNRTPRQKTMGTPGEKRDIQLELLLLADVGMLGLPNAGKSTFIRSVSAAKPKVADYPFTTLIPSLGVVRMDNEKSFVVADIPGLIEGAAEGAGLGIRFLKHLERCRVLLHLIDIAPIDESDPVENARIIIGELEKYSEKLADKPRWLVFNKADLMSKEDAEARAKEIATAMGWEDKYYLISAVNREGVNALCWDVMDFIIANPKVAELQPVAPEKVEFMWDDYHQQQLDAVEAEEDEDWDDDWDEDDDEGVEIIYQK; encoded by the coding sequence ATGAAGTTTGTTGATGAAGCAACGATCCTGGTCGTAGCAGGTGATGGCGGTAACGGCTGCGTTAGCTTCCGTCGCGAAAAATATATTCCCAGAGGTGGCCCGGACGGTGGTGATGGCGGTGATGGCGGTGATGTCTGGCTTGAGGCGGATGAAAACCTCAACACATTGATCGATTATCGCTTCGAGAAATCTTTCCGCGCTGAACGTGGTCAAAATGGTCAGAGCCGTGACTGTACCGGTAAACGTGGTAAAGACATCACGGTTAAAGTTCCTGTAGGGACGCGTGTTATCGATCAGGGCACTGGCGAAACCATGGGTGACATGACCCAGCATGGTCAGAAGCTGATGGTGGCTAAGGGCGGTTGGCACGGTCTGGGTAACACCCGTTTTAAATCATCTGTAAACCGTACTCCTCGTCAAAAGACCATGGGTACGCCAGGTGAGAAGCGTGATATCCAGCTTGAGTTGTTGCTGTTGGCTGACGTGGGTATGCTGGGTTTACCCAATGCCGGCAAATCTACTTTCATTCGCTCTGTTTCAGCGGCAAAACCAAAAGTAGCGGATTATCCGTTTACTACCTTGATTCCAAGCCTTGGCGTAGTCCGTATGGATAACGAGAAGAGCTTTGTGGTTGCTGATATCCCAGGGCTGATTGAAGGCGCTGCTGAAGGCGCAGGCCTCGGTATCCGCTTCCTGAAGCACCTTGAGCGTTGCCGTGTGCTATTACACCTCATCGATATCGCGCCAATTGATGAATCAGATCCGGTTGAAAACGCCCGTATCATCATTGGTGAACTGGAAAAATACAGCGAGAAACTTGCTGACAAGCCGCGTTGGTTAGTATTCAACAAAGCCGATCTGATGAGTAAAGAAGATGCCGAAGCGCGCGCCAAAGAAATTGCGACGGCGATGGGCTGGGAAGATAAATACTATCTGATCTCTGCAGTTAATCGCGAAGGCGTCAACGCACTGTGCTGGGATGTAATGGACTTTATCATTGCTAACCCGAAAGTTGCTGAGCTTCAGCCTGTGGCACCTGAGAAAGTTGAGTTTATGTGGGATGACTACCATCAACAACAACTCGACGCGGTGGAAGCAGAAGAAGACGAAGATTGGGATGACGATTGGGATGAAGATGACGACGAAGGTGTCGAAATCATTTATCAGAAATAA